CAGTTCCATTTCTGCATCATTGAGCTTCATTTTTTGATATTCTTTTACACTTGCACATGATCCCATAGTGACAAGGAGTAACATACCTGCAATTAATTTTATCATAGGGCTTTATTTGATTTTAATTCCTGCGGTCTTGTAAATGTTGTCGTTTTCGTCAATAATCAGAGCTTCCATTTGATGTATTTGAGATACCATTACCAAGCCTTTTTGTGGACCAAGAATCATTAATGGTGTACACATGGCATCTGCTAGTTCTGCGATTGGGCATATGACCGTTACACTTTTTATTCCAGATGCTGGTAAACCTGTTCTTGGGTCAATGGTATGAGCGTATCGCTTGCCATCTATTACTGCGAATTTTTCATAATTCCCAGAAGTCGCCACTGCCAATTCTGAAATCTCAATTTGGCCAATCATATCGTTTTTATGATCAGGGTCGGTTATTCCTATGGTCCACTTTTTCCCGCTCTCTTGATTACCCCATGCACTCAAGTCACCGCTTGCATTGATGTAACCGTTTTCAATTCCTTTAGATTTCAATAAAGTTCTCGCTTTGTCTGCTGCATATCCTTTGCCTATTCCTCCAAAACCAATTCTCATGCCTTTTTCGCTGAGCATTACAGCGGTGTTTGATTTATCCAAAATAACTTTGCGGTAGTCCACTTTGCTAATAATCTTTTTGGCTTGTTCCTTACTTGGAATGGAATTCATCTTTGTATCAAAATTCCAAAGACTTTTGTCCACTCCTCCGTAAGTAATGTCAAATGCTCCGTTAGTTAGTTTAGAGATACGGATCGCACGTTCAATTAGCTCATATACTTCTAAATCTACTTTTACGAAGTCTATTCCAGCTTGGCTATTTATTAAGTTCGTTTGCGAGTTTTCTTTAAAAGTGCTCAACAAATTCTCAATCCTCGAAATCTCATTTTTGGTTTCTTGCAAAAGGTGTTGTGCACTGTGTGCTGAGTCATGCAAAATGCAAAGCTCAAACTTATTACCCATGAGCTTTTCAACAAGTTTGAAGCTTTCAGCCATTTACCGCTGCTTTGATTTCTTCGAGAGTCTGTTCTGCTTTACCAGCATATCCATCCCATGTTTTAAGTACCTTCCCCTTTTCGTCGAGCAAAAGTGTAAATGGGAATTTACCATCTGGATTATACTTTTCGGCTAGCTCTTCATTTTTTTTCTGGTCTTCTTTGCTCAATTGATTCTTTTTTAACCTAGGGAAATCGGCTCGGAGAGTTACAAGTTTTTCATTTGCAAATTGAATGAACTCGTCATTTGCAAAAACTTGCCTTTTCAGTAAAATGCAAGGAGAGCACCAGTCTGATCCTGAAAAGTTTAATAAGACCAGTTTATGTTCGCTTTGAGCTTGTACAAGAGCTGAGTCAAAGTCATTTCCCCATTCCGACGTTCCGAAGAAAAAGAGACAAAAGATTAAAAGGATTTTCATGATTTGGTAACAAAAAGTATATTGTTTTCTACGATTACTTTATAAATAGACAGTCCTCCAGAGCCTCGTGTATTTAGCCCATTACCTGCAAGCGAAAATCTTGCTCCATGGGCTGTACAATACCACTCTTTAGAATTGAATATTACATCTTTTTTGGGTTCATGCGTACATACTTGCGTTGCAGCAGCAAATGTATTATTTCCAGTGTTAGCTACCACAATATTACTTTCTCTTATGTAGCCACCACTTTGGCTTAACTTGGAATAGGAAGAATTGTTTAAATCTATCTTGAGCAGGTAATTTTTCTGACTTGTGGTGCTCGCATCTGTTTGGATTTCATTATTATTTGAATCCAAAATCTTTGCTTTTACAATGGAGTCTTCGTCCTGTGTACATGCTTGCAGTACAGCCATTAGAGATGCTCCTTTGAATCCAATGGACTTTAAAAACTCGAGACGATTCATGTTAAAGTATTTTCTCTTTCTATACGTAAGAAATCTTTTTTTTATTGCCTCTTAATAAAAAAAAAGATGAATTAGTTTAAGAATGTATTAATTGGCGAATCAATAATACAAAAATCTTTTTAAGCTGATGCTTACAGCTAATTATGAGCTTAAAATGTTCTAAATAGTTGAAAAGCCATATTTAAACGACAAATGGTTTACAAATAACAACGACAGAAAATTATACAATCAGATCAAAACACAGCTAAAACAAACCATTCTAGCACAAAATTTGTATTACCTTTGCTAATCAATGCAAAAAGCTCTTAAAATAGCGTCCTTTTGTCTTTCATTATTGATCCTTTTCAATAGTGTGGGCATTGCTGTATATGAGCACACTTGCAACTTCAAAAATGAAACAGCTCGTAGTTACTTTAAAACTGACACGTGTTGTTCAAAGAAAGAAGCATCAAATCAAATAAAGAAAGATACTTTTTCTTTTCAAAAAACGAGTTGCTGCGAAACAGAGTCATCTGTTCTTGTACCAAATGTTTTTCAATCTGCAGGCCTAGACTTTAGATTTGGTCCAGTATTGATCAATCAATTGAGCAGTGTTATTGTTCCGGCTTTTATGGCGATCGAACATGAAACAAATTTTCTTCGTTTCAGTGATTGTTCAGGCCCACCACTTTCTGTTCGTTCAACATTACATGTTTTGTATCAAGTATTTGTGATATGATTTATTAATTGGCTTTTGGCACAATTTTTAAATCTTATTAATTCAAATACTTATGTTTTATAAAACACTTATATTACTACTCTTGCCTTTTGCATTTGTTTTCGCTCAAGAAAACATCAATGGAAAAGTTAATTCCTCAGAAGGTGAAGAACTCGTGGGAGCAGTAGTGAAATGGGCAAAAGCCCCTGCGTCAGCTACATTTACCAATGTGGACGGTACCTTCACAATTCCCAAAAACAAAACTCAAAATATGCTGATAGTGAGTAGCGTTGGTTTTAAAACTGACACTTTTCATATCACCGAAACTACTAATATCAATCTCATTCTGAAATCAGCTAATAATGAGCTTGATGCTGTTGTTGTCAAAAGTAGTGCAGTTGCACTTGACTTACTCTCGCCTATTCAAACAGAAATTATTACAACCAAAGCCCTTGAAAAAGCTGCTTGTTGTAACCTTTCTGAGAGCTTTGAAACAAATGCCTCGGTAAGTGTAAGTATTACGGATGCAGTTACAGGAGCTAAGCAACTTCAAATGCTGGGCTTGTCCGGCAAATACATTCAAACCAATATCGAAAGCGTGCCTTCTGTTAGAGGTTTGGCGAGTACTTATGGCCTTACTTATACTCCAGGAACTTGGATTTCAAGTATTGACCTAGGGAAAGGAATAGGTTCAGTGGTTAATGGTTATGAATCAATTACCGGAAACATAAATGTTGAAATTCACAAGCCCGATAATGCTGACCTTGTTTACATCAATACTTATGTAAACTCGCTTGGTAGGGGAGAATTAAATGCAAACTTTGCCAAAAAACTAAATGATAAATGGTCAGTTGGTTTGCTTTCGCATGGTTCAGGACTGGCTACTGAAATTGATAAAAACGGCGATTCCTTTCGTGATACCCCTAAATACTCACAGATAAACGTACTCAACAGGTGGAAGTATAGTGGTGATCGTTTCATGGGACAGTTTGGTTTTAGAGTATTGTCCGACAAACGCTCGGGTGGTCAAGTTGACTATGATAAAAAGAATCCTAATGCCAGTCTATATGGTTTCACAAACGATACGGAGCGATATGAATTCTTCTCCAAAATAGGAGTACTTTTTCCTAAAACACCTTACAGAGGAATGGCTTTGGTGACTCAAGGTGTACTTCATAATTCTGAAAGCTTATTTGGTAAGAATCCGTATTTGGCAAAGGAGAAGTCGTTTTATAGTAATCTGATCTATCAAGATATATTTGGCAACACGCAGCATAGTTATAAAACGGGATTAAGCTTATTGGTCGACGATTATGATGAATCCTTCCAAACTTTCGCACCAAAAAGAACGGAGATAGTTCCAGGTGGATTTTTTGAATACACTTTTAACCAAAATGACAGAACAATAGCTGTTGTAGGTCTTCGTCAAGATTTCAACTCTGTGTTTGGAAACTACTTTACACCAAGGTTCCATTTGAAGCAATCTGTTGGAAACAATACAACATGGAGACTATCAGCTGGAAAAGGGTTTCGTGCACCTAATGTATTTGTTGAGTCCTTTGGTTATTTGGTGAGTAGCAGAGAAGTTAAAATGATAGGTGAATTAAAAATGGATGAGGCTTGGAACTTTGGATCAAGCGTTACTTATGAATTTGGCAAATCCGCTTTGATTTTAGACGCATACCATACAGAATTTCAACAGCAACAAGTATATGATGTCCTGAAACCAGGGGAATTATTGATTTATAATTCGTCAGATCGATCTTATGCAACTAGCCTGCAGGCAGAAATAAAGCTTGCTCCAAGTGAGCAATGGGATATTAACTTAGCATATCGATACTTAGACAATAAAGTTACCTTCCAAACGCTAGAAGGACAGAATGCATTGATTCAAAAACCATTTACAAGTAAAAATAGGTGGCACTTTAATACTGGTTATGCTTTGCCTTACGACAAGTGGAAGTTTGACCTTACAGTTCAATACAATGGGCCTCAATCGGTTCCTGTAACTTCACAAATGGGTTCTGAGAATTTGAACACCGTTAAAGGTTTCTTCAATGTTAACACTCAAATAAATAGAAACTTTAGATTGTGGTCATATTATGTGGGTGCTGAGAATTTGTTAAATTTCAAACAAGAAAATCCAATTTTAGGTGCAAATGATCCTTTCGGCAGTACATTTGATGCAGGAATGAATTGGGGACCTATTGTGGGTCGAATAATATATTTTGGAACAAGATTTAAAATACAATAAAGATGAAAAAAATAGTAATGTTGTTAGGGCTAGTCTTTGCCATGGTTGCGTGTAATACTGAATCAGAAGAGACTCATTCACATGAAGAAATTGTAGCACAAACGGAGTTTGTATGTCCAATGGAGTGTGAAGGTGATAAAACCTATGATAAGCCTGGCGAATGCCCAGTGTGTAAAATGGAGCTACAAGAAGTAGCACAAGTGATTGAAGAATAACATGTTAATAACAATTACGACCTTGTGCATAATGTGATAAAAGTTTAATTTTGAACAATTAAAAATAGAAATAAAATGAAGAAATTAATTTCAATGATATGCCTGGGGTTTTTAATGAGTGTTGGTGCTCAAGCTCAGAATTTGGCAAAAAATGAAGCAGTAGTAAATATCAAGACTTCTGCTATTTGTAAAATGTGTAAAAACCGTATTGAGAAAGACCTTTCTCTTACTAAAGGAGTAAAAAAAGCAGATTTAAATCTTGATAATAAGGTGCTTACGCTAACTTACAATAGCAAGCAAACGGATCCTTCTAAATTGCGTAAAGCAGTAAGTAGCATTGGATATGATGCTGACGAAGTGGTAGGTGACGAAAAAGCTCACGATCGCCTACCAGATTGTTGCCAAAAAACGGCAGCTCCTCATGTAGACTGACAATAAAAACATAAATTGAAGGGTTCTTTCTAATGGAAGGAACCCTTTTTTTATGAATAATTACATGAGCAAAATAATCATATTCTCTCTTCTCGGTTTGTTACCATTTAGTTGTGCTAAGCAAACACCTGTAACAGAACAAAAAACTGACATTTCTGAACCTAAAGCCTCTTCTTCTAGGGTATTGCCTGGAGAAAATAGCGTATTATCAACGTCATACCAGAGAGTGAATGGTCAGGTAACTCCCGTTAGCAGATTGGTGTTAAACGAAAGCGGGATTGTAAATGACCAATTTTGGGGTCAGCATTGGGAAAACTCCAATGCCAATGAAAAGGTAGCATTTTGGAGCACGGAGCGGTATAATAAAATAAGAGGGTCTGAGATTAAAAATGTGGACTTGAGCGAGATGAAAGGTTTCGACTTTTCACCAATCATCACTTATATGAACAATGCCAAACCATGGGAGGGTAAAACATTTGTTCAATCTCATGTTTATGTACCTACAGACGAGGAAAGGAACAATTGGACAGAGGGTAAAATGACTTATTTCTTTTTGCCCAAAACATATAAAAGAGATCCAAATTCGAACCTACCGCAATTTGATCTAACTTTTCCTACTTATGAGTTGCCAAAAGGAAAATTCAGTGCCAATAACTTCTCCATGTATGGGAGAGATGATAACAAAATACTAAAACAAGGACACAGCTTTATTCTTTCATACAACTTACCTGTTGAAAATCGCTCATTCTACGACTACGACAATTGGTTATATCAAGCAGGATGCCCACACGCTTATTCTGTAGATAATGAAGAGATAGTAAGATGGCTCGATAATGTAGATGAGAATGTGCTTTTGAATAGTTTTAAGAAAAACTTCTACGAGGAATACAAAGACTACGGCTACATCGTAATGAATTGGGAAGCAATTGCTGGAGCTAGGTCTGCTTCTTTTTGGAAGCTACAAAAGTGTTTCGATTTTTGGTTTAGTCAAAAACCAAAAGCCAAATTAGCTATTTGGGGCAAAGGTGGGTTTTGGATGAATAGATTACAAACAGAAGGCGACAACTTTGAGTATTATTTCACCAAAGCAATTACCACAAATCAGCCGATTTCGGAGTATCAAAAACCTATCACAAATGAGAATCCAATGTCGGTTGATGGATTTTATACAGATAACGCTGATGTCATATTTATAGGCGGTTATCTCAATTACCCCACTAATTATGGCTATGTGCAACACTTTCTCATGCAACACATGATGAACAAAAAGTACTACCCACAGAAGAAATCAGTATTGAGCTGGTGGGAGAACATTGAATATGTGGGAGATTTTGAGACCAGTAATTTCTATTTTAAAGATCATAAAGGCAAAACTGTTTATACCGATACCAAGCCAATGGTATTTCCTGATGCAATGCACAATGCGTCGGTGTGGGCACATGCTTTTTGTGACGGTGCGGATTTGTGGAGCTCACCTTACGCGAGAACTGATGATCCTACCCACTTAGGACCATCTACTGAAGTTTTCGATCTTAATAATAAAAAGATACCTACTAGCTTTAAGCCCAACTCTAATGCTCAATATGCAGTACAAAACTACCAGAACATTGATAGATGGGAAGGAGGGAAGTGGGCAATATCGCAATCAAAAGATATCATAGATGCCAACTCAAAATGGGAGTTTACGAGGGTAAAGAAAGGAAATCAGGCCTATGATCGCACCATACCTTCTTATTCGTTGTACCAAAAAACTCCTTTAGTTGCATACAAGTTAAGTGCGGATAAAAAGGAAGCTTTGGTTTTGGCTTATGATGCTTGGAACAATCCATTGAAACAAACAGTACTTAGTGTAGAAGTAGCTGGTAAAAGTTATTCAGTTAAAGTTTTTGGTAGATATACTTCAGTTGTACGAATTCAGCTAGATTAAATTGGACTCTAGGTCGAATTGTACTAAAAAATCCGTAAAATTGGAGCGAATTTGAACCCTAACAATTTATGAAATCATACTTAAAGATTCTTTCCGCTTTTTCCATTCTGGGATTAGTTGTTTTTGCATGTGCCAAAATGGCTCCCAATACGTCAGAAGATATTGGAATCAAGACCATTTTTCAATCGGCAGAAGATGCTAAAAATCAAATTGCTGAAACGTTAAAGAAAACATCCATTCAGCTTGCTGACGGCTTAGAAATTAAGCTTTGGGCTACAGATAGTTTGTCTCCTGATCCTGTTGCATTGAGCATTGACAAAAACGGAGCGGTTTACATTACAAGAGCCGTAAGGCCCACCACTTCAGAATTTGATATTCGTGGCCATAGAGATTGGATGACCGAAAGTATCAGAATGCAATCTATAGAGGACAGAAGAGCATTTTTGCATAAAATATTTTCAGACGAGAACAGCGAAGAAAACAATTGGTTGACCGACTTAAATGGTGACGGATTGCACAACTGGAAGGATCTCGCAGTTGAAAAAGAGGAAGTTTGGAAAATGGAGGACACCGATGGAGATGGCATTGCCGATAAATCCACAAGAGTTTTACAAGATTTCAACGAAGAAATTACTGACGTTGCCAATGGTATTTTGGTACGTGATCACGACATGTTTGTTACAGTTGGCCCTGATATGTGGAGACTAGAAGATACAGACATGGATGGGTATTATGACAAAAAAACGTCTTTATGCCGTGGATTTAATGTTCACATCGGTTTTGGAGGTCATGGCGTTTCTGGAATTATTGAAGGCCCAGATGGAAAAATATACTGGGGAGCAGGGGATATTGGAGCAAACTTGACAGATCTTTCAGGGAAAAATCATTTTTATCCTAACCAAGGTGTGATAGTACGTTGTAATCCTGACGGTAGTGATTTCGAAGTATTTTCTCATGGTCACAGAAATACGCATGAGTTCGTTTTCGATCAATTTGGTAACTTAATCGCTGCTGATAATGACGGTGACCATCCTGGTGAAAGTGAGCGATTGGTTCATGTTGTAGAAGGTTCTGACTCTGGATGGAGAATAAACTGGCAATTTGGAAAATACACTGATCCATTAAATAATGGTTACAAGGTGTGGATGGATGAGAAGTTATTCGTTCCTCGTTGGGATGGTCAGGCTTCTTACATTATTCCTCCAATTCAAAATTTTCATAACGGACCTACTGGAATGGTTTTCAACCCAGGAGCAGGTTTAGGAAAAAAATGGCAAAATCGTTTTTTCTTGGTTGAGTTTGTTGGGAACCCTACACGTTCGCACATTTGGTCATTCTCTCTTAGACCCAATGGAGCAAGTTTTGAGCTGAAAGATGATATCGATATGATGAGTGGATTGCTTCCTACCGGTATGCGATTTGCACCAGATGGTTCACTTTTCTTCTCTGACTGGTTGAATGGATGGGATGTAAAAAGTGCAGGCCGTGTATGGAGAATTGATGTTGATAGCAAGTCAAACGATTTAGCAGAACTTCGCAAGAAAACTGAATTTTTAGTAAAATCGGACTTCGATCAAGTTGGTACTGATAGCTTGGCTACTTTATTGGCTTGGGAAGACATGAGAATTCGTCAAAAAGCTCAGTTTGAATTAGTAGCAAGAGGAAATAGTTCTGCAAGTGTTTTCTTTGGCAATTTGGATAAAACTACCAATCAGCTTTCTAGAATTCACTCTATTTGGGGTTTAGGTCAAATCCTTTATAAAGATGCCTCAATAGGAAATAAATTAATGACTTACTTAAATGATGTAGATGCAGAGGTAGTAGCTCAATCTGCTAAAGTAATTGGTGATGCGAGATTCAAGGCTGCGGAAAGTGCTTTATTAGGACTTTTGAAAAGCCCAAATCCTCGAATTCAATTTTACGCAGCACAAGCTTTAGGTAGAATAGAGGCACAATCTGCTACGGAGCCATTATTGAAAATGTTAAGTGACAATGCTGACAAAGACGTTTACATGCGTCATGTTGCTGTATTGGCATTAGGAAGAATTGGAAACGCATCAAGGCTAGCCGAAACTGCAAAATCAAATGATAGAGCAGTAAGAATGGGTGGTTTACTGGCACTTCGTAGAATGAAAAATGCTAATGTCGCACTTTTCTTAAATGATATAGATGAGCATATTGTCACTGATGCCGCAAGAGCTATCAATGACGATTTCAGTATTGAAGCTGCATTACCTGCACTAGCACAAGCTTTGGCTACTTCTAAAGTAACAAATGAGGCATTTGTGAGAAGAGCAATTAACGCAAACCTTAGAGTTGGTGATGATGCTTCGTTAGATAGGTTAATTGCCTATGCAAAACGCAATGACATCACGCCAGAACTAAGAGCAGAAGCAATGGCAACTCTATCTACTTGGTCAAATCCGTCAGTTTTGGACAGGGTTGATGGTAGGTATCGTGGTGAATTTAAGCGTAGTGATGTTGCTCTTAAATCCAAAGTGGAAGGTTTGATTGGGCCGTTTTTAACCAGTGAAGATGAAGAGGTAAAAGTTGCCGCGATTCAGTTGGTAAGCCGATTGG
This portion of the Spirosomataceae bacterium TFI 002 genome encodes:
- a CDS encoding putative membrane-bound dehydrogenase domain-containing protein — encoded protein: MKSYLKILSAFSILGLVVFACAKMAPNTSEDIGIKTIFQSAEDAKNQIAETLKKTSIQLADGLEIKLWATDSLSPDPVALSIDKNGAVYITRAVRPTTSEFDIRGHRDWMTESIRMQSIEDRRAFLHKIFSDENSEENNWLTDLNGDGLHNWKDLAVEKEEVWKMEDTDGDGIADKSTRVLQDFNEEITDVANGILVRDHDMFVTVGPDMWRLEDTDMDGYYDKKTSLCRGFNVHIGFGGHGVSGIIEGPDGKIYWGAGDIGANLTDLSGKNHFYPNQGVIVRCNPDGSDFEVFSHGHRNTHEFVFDQFGNLIAADNDGDHPGESERLVHVVEGSDSGWRINWQFGKYTDPLNNGYKVWMDEKLFVPRWDGQASYIIPPIQNFHNGPTGMVFNPGAGLGKKWQNRFFLVEFVGNPTRSHIWSFSLRPNGASFELKDDIDMMSGLLPTGMRFAPDGSLFFSDWLNGWDVKSAGRVWRIDVDSKSNDLAELRKKTEFLVKSDFDQVGTDSLATLLAWEDMRIRQKAQFELVARGNSSASVFFGNLDKTTNQLSRIHSIWGLGQILYKDASIGNKLMTYLNDVDAEVVAQSAKVIGDARFKAAESALLGLLKSPNPRIQFYAAQALGRIEAQSATEPLLKMLSDNADKDVYMRHVAVLALGRIGNASRLAETAKSNDRAVRMGGLLALRRMKNANVALFLNDIDEHIVTDAARAINDDFSIEAALPALAQALATSKVTNEAFVRRAINANLRVGDDASLDRLIAYAKRNDITPELRAEAMATLSTWSNPSVLDRVDGRYRGEFKRSDVALKSKVEGLIGPFLTSEDEEVKVAAIQLVSRLGLTKYGDQLFGLLTKAKKSEVKEGILEALVSMKSAKAGEAVSIGLQDGSRSVRTEALKYLDQVNMNAATFSKVAMGLLANGSVKEKQQLVSVMSKLPLSNTTPIFEKLIADYAKGDLDQNLNLELEEALTASNAQSLLDKFNSTKPKGDGLEAFKDALYGGDYMAGRQFFRNNSTAQCSRCHMVQGQGGQVGPDLSKIGSELDREQILEALIAPSARLAPGFGFVSLTLKDGQEVNGVLMKESKDELELHTDEAAEPLRVATARIARRENMPSSMPPMGLIMSKREIRDVVAYLSAMK
- a CDS encoding thiamine biosynthesis lipoprotein, translated to MAESFKLVEKLMGNKFELCILHDSAHSAQHLLQETKNEISRIENLLSTFKENSQTNLINSQAGIDFVKVDLEVYELIERAIRISKLTNGAFDITYGGVDKSLWNFDTKMNSIPSKEQAKKIISKVDYRKVILDKSNTAVMLSEKGMRIGFGGIGKGYAADKARTLLKSKGIENGYINASGDLSAWGNQESGKKWTIGITDPDHKNDMIGQIEISELAVATSGNYEKFAVIDGKRYAHTIDPRTGLPASGIKSVTVICPIAELADAMCTPLMILGPQKGLVMVSQIHQMEALIIDENDNIYKTAGIKIK
- a CDS encoding Thioredoxin-like, with amino-acid sequence MKILLIFCLFFFGTSEWGNDFDSALVQAQSEHKLVLLNFSGSDWCSPCILLKRQVFANDEFIQFANEKLVTLRADFPRLKKNQLSKEDQKKNEELAEKYNPDGKFPFTLLLDEKGKVLKTWDGYAGKAEQTLEEIKAAVNG
- a CDS encoding Copper chaperone CopZ, with translation MKKLISMICLGFLMSVGAQAQNLAKNEAVVNIKTSAICKMCKNRIEKDLSLTKGVKKADLNLDNKVLTLTYNSKQTDPSKLRKAVSSIGYDADEVVGDEKAHDRLPDCCQKTAAPHVD
- a CDS encoding Ferredoxin subunit of nitrite reductase or a ring-hydroxylating dioxygenase, coding for MNRLEFLKSIGFKGASLMAVLQACTQDEDSIVKAKILDSNNNEIQTDASTTSQKNYLLKIDLNNSSYSKLSQSGGYIRESNIVVANTGNNTFAAATQVCTHEPKKDVIFNSKEWYCTAHGARFSLAGNGLNTRGSGGLSIYKVIVENNILFVTKS
- a CDS encoding Outer membrane cobalamin receptor protein, with the protein product MFYKTLILLLLPFAFVFAQENINGKVNSSEGEELVGAVVKWAKAPASATFTNVDGTFTIPKNKTQNMLIVSSVGFKTDTFHITETTNINLILKSANNELDAVVVKSSAVALDLLSPIQTEIITTKALEKAACCNLSESFETNASVSVSITDAVTGAKQLQMLGLSGKYIQTNIESVPSVRGLASTYGLTYTPGTWISSIDLGKGIGSVVNGYESITGNINVEIHKPDNADLVYINTYVNSLGRGELNANFAKKLNDKWSVGLLSHGSGLATEIDKNGDSFRDTPKYSQINVLNRWKYSGDRFMGQFGFRVLSDKRSGGQVDYDKKNPNASLYGFTNDTERYEFFSKIGVLFPKTPYRGMALVTQGVLHNSESLFGKNPYLAKEKSFYSNLIYQDIFGNTQHSYKTGLSLLVDDYDESFQTFAPKRTEIVPGGFFEYTFNQNDRTIAVVGLRQDFNSVFGNYFTPRFHLKQSVGNNTTWRLSAGKGFRAPNVFVESFGYLVSSREVKMIGELKMDEAWNFGSSVTYEFGKSALILDAYHTEFQQQQVYDVLKPGELLIYNSSDRSYATSLQAEIKLAPSEQWDINLAYRYLDNKVTFQTLEGQNALIQKPFTSKNRWHFNTGYALPYDKWKFDLTVQYNGPQSVPVTSQMGSENLNTVKGFFNVNTQINRNFRLWSYYVGAENLLNFKQENPILGANDPFGSTFDAGMNWGPIVGRIIYFGTRFKIQ